A genomic window from Methanomassiliicoccales archaeon includes:
- a CDS encoding glycosyltransferase family 4 protein yields the protein MDKNKLKEKYNLCRFDNIILFAERLSEVKNLKLLLESFALVENTLEDIALVIAGRGDKEWEIKLLSQKMDIKNVILTGEVSPEKMPEIYNCADVVALTSWYEASPTVVKEALACGVPVVSTNVGDVSEIITDPQLGTVVDEYDEKLFADALIKTIEMTKAIPEEVRKKCREIALERFGFNKVAKEFLAVYEKAMTMRGAKIKTK from the coding sequence ATGGATAAGAACAAATTAAAAGAAAAGTATAACCTCTGCAGATTCGATAATATAATCTTATTCGCAGAGCGACTTTCAGAAGTAAAGAATTTGAAACTGTTGTTAGAGAGTTTTGCATTGGTTGAGAATACATTAGAAGATATAGCTCTTGTAATTGCCGGGCGAGGAGATAAAGAATGGGAAATAAAACTGCTTTCCCAAAAAATGGATATCAAGAATGTCATTCTTACTGGAGAAGTAAGTCCTGAGAAAATGCCAGAGATTTACAATTGTGCAGACGTTGTCGCTCTCACTTCTTGGTATGAGGCCAGTCCTACTGTGGTAAAAGAAGCGTTAGCATGCGGAGTACCTGTTGTTTCAACGAATGTAGGTGATGTGAGTGAGATAATTACTGATCCACAGTTAGGCACTGTTGTCGATGAATATGATGAGAAACTCTTCGCAGATGCTTTGATAAAAACCATTGAGATGACTAAAGCAATACCGGAAGAGGTCAGAAAGAAATGCCGAGAAATAGCTTTAGAACGATTTGGTTTCAACAAAGTGGCAAAAGAATTCTTGGCTGTTTATGAGAAAGCAATGACTATGAGGGGAGCAAAAATAAAAACTAAATGA